The stretch of DNA AGGAGGAGCTATAGCCCCGCCAGCCATGGGGGCGGCGATGAGGGGCCTCCGGGCCATGTAGAGCGCCAGGACCCTGGCCACAGTGTGCTTCGAGACGAACGGCCTGTCCCCGTTGAAGAACAGGTAAGCCCTAGCCCCGGGCGAGGCCTCGACGCCCAGCCTGATAGAGTGGCTCAACCCCCTCCACTGCTCCCTATTCACCACTACCCTGAAGAGCCCCCTCCTCCCCGGGGGCCTCTCCCTCCTCAAAACGTCTGCGACCTCCCCTGATGTGACGACGACAGCGCCCTCGAGAACACCCTCAAACCGGGCTACAAGCTCCAGAACGTGCCATAAAACCCTCTTCCCGCAGAGCGGCGCCAGGAGCTTGTTGAACCCCATACGCCTAGACATGCCGGCCGCCAGCACTACGGCGTATATACCCGACCTGGGCCTGAGCAGGCCAGCGGCTGATAGAGCCAGCAGGGTGTCGAGCCCCTCCAAGGCATGCAACCCTTACTGAACACTCGTAGCCAGGTTAAGTAGTTCGGAAGCCAGCCTATATCATAATCTATGAGGCTGCACGCGGGGGTTTGGGGGTTGAAGGTTAGGTATGAGGGCTCATTCGAAGTGTCCAAGACTCCTGAGGAGGTCTTCGAGTTCCTCACAGACCCCAAGAGGTTTTCACGCGCATTCCCGGGCTTCAAGTCTGTGGAGGTGGAGGACGGATCCTTCACCATAGAGCTGAGGCTGAGCCTGGGGCCGCTACGCGGGGATGCTAGGGTTAGAGCCTCGTTCGAGGACCTGGAGAAGCCTAGCAAGGCTACCGTGAAGGGCTCGGGCAGGGGTGCGGGCAGCACTCTGGACTTCACCTTGAGATTCGCAGTAGAGCCCTCGGGAGGGGGTAGTAGGGTTAGCTGGGTTTTCGAGGGCAATGTAGGGGGGCTCGCGGCAAGCATGGGGGGCAGGGTGCTCGACAGCCTTGCCAGGAGGATGATAAACGACGTTATATCTGGGGTGAAGAGGGAGCTGGGGGAAGCCTAAGGCCGAAGGGGGGTTTTTAGCACACGCTTATCACCCCCGGCCACGCTATAGCTCCAGTGGAGCCCGAGCTTAGGTGGTGTGTAAAGGGTGGGAGGGGGCTTCAGGTTCGACGAGGAGAGTCTTAGAGAGTTCGTCGACATGGTCAGGGGGCTTATGGAGGAGGAGAGGGAGTTCGTCATAGCCACTGTCGTGAGCGTTAAGGGCTCAGCAGCCGCCAGGGTGGGCTCTAAGGGCGTCATACTCCCCGACGGGACTGTCAGGGGGTGGCTGGGCGGGTGGTGCAGCGAGAACGCGCTGCTCACAGTCGCCCTTTCAGCCCTGAAGGAGGGCAGGCCCAAGCTGGTGAAGCTGGTCATGTCGGGGGAGACCCTTAAGCAGGTCTCCGAGGACGTTATAGAAGTGGGTACACCCTGCGGCGGCGAGGTGCTCGTCTACTTGGAGCCCGCCTACCCCAAGCCCCACATACCCATATTCGGCAATAACGAGGTGACGAAAGCCCTCTCCAGGCTGGCGCAGCTCCTCGGCTTCAAGGTCACGGTTATCGACCCCTCGGCAGGGCCGGAGGACTATCCGGGAGCCAAGGTGCTTGCCTCCCTAGAGGACGGGGGGGTCAGGCTTGACCGCCACACCTACCCGGTCCTCGCCACCATGGGGAGGACGGATGTCGACGTCGAAGTACTGCTCAGGATTCTCGACAAGCCGGTTGCCAGAGTCTTCCTGGTAGCCAGCGTTAACAGGGCTGAGGAGGTCCTCAGGAGACTTGCAAGGAAGGGCGTGCCCCCAGACCTCCTGGAGAAGATTGAGAGCCCCGCCGGCATAGACCTGGGCGCAGCGACCCCTGAGGAGCTGGCTCTCAGCGTTCTCGCAGGCATAGTAGCGGCGAGGAGGGGCGGGAGCGGCAGGCCGATGAGGGAGGCCAGGGGAGACCCTGTGGCCAAGGTTGTCAAGGAGCTCAGGAGGAGGGCAGAGGCTACCCCCTCTTAACCACCACAGCCTCCCCACGCCCCAGGCTCACAACCTCGACCATCCCCAGCTCGGAAAGCCTCTCCAACGTCAGTCTCACCTCCCCCTCCTGGCCGCCAGCATAGACGAACCTGATCCTCGAGCCAGGCCTAGCCCGCCTCAGGGATGTGACAACAGCCGCGAAAACGCCTCCACAACGCCTTGCCTCGGCGACAAGATCCACCTCCACACCCTCGCGTGTCAGCCCCGCTCACCCCCACAGCCTGTGAACAGCGTGGTATGGAGTGTTTGACACCGCTTCTTCCGCCGGGGGTAGGCTGTTGGGAGGGGGACGAGGACCTCGCAGGCACCCAAAACCCTCAAACCCCCAACGAAATACTATAGCCCCCGCACTCTTGTAAGCGTTAGACAGTACGCCCGAGCGGCCGGGAGCAGTCCGGGGTGTTTATGTATGGTGCTGGGGCACGGGCTTGGGAAGCTCCCCCGCCGCCCTTTCGAGGAGCTTCATATAGTACTGCCTGTCTATGCTCCCAGGAGGCCCTAGCCATACTGGGTGCGGCCTCCCTCCACCCGCTACAACGTATTTCACCGTTGGCGTCTGAACGGGGCTTTTGAGCCACGCCCTCCTCCAGGGAGTGTTTCTAGAGGAGCCCGGGTCCACCCTCTTCTCTATGACAAGCTTCTCGACCGGCGGCTCCCCCTCCCTGAGCAGCCTCATATACCCATCTACCACCTTCCAAGCCCTCTCCACCGCCCCAGGCCACTCCCCGGGGTGCCTGGCCTCCGCCAGCCTCGCTATCGCGGAGGCCTGTGCCTCCCTCACTATCTCCGGCGTGTCCCGCCTGACGGCCGCTATCCCCTTCAGCTTCACACCCCCGCTCTCGAGGGCCCCGTAGTACTTGTTTACCGCGCCGTGGCCCCTCAGGGTCGGGGGTATGTAGAGCCACTTGTACTCCGCCTCTATCTTCACCGGAACACCGGTCCTCCTCTCGATCTCCCTTGCCACCTCCCCCGGGGGGCCGCGGGGCTCGACGGGCTGTATGAAGACGGAGTCGACGAGGGAGTGGATAACCCTGTACCCCATCTCCACAGCCGCCTCCTCGGCGGCGGCCAGGGCCCTCCTGGCGGCGGCCGTCACCGTCTCGTAGGCTGCTATGCTGCCGAAGAGGCTGTTCCTGAAGCCGAGGTAGCCGAAGCCCGAGACCAGTATCCACTTTATAGCCTCCTGCTCCTCCCCGGCCCCCCGCCTCCTCGCCTCCTCCCTGAGGTCCACCAGCCTGCCGAGGACCTCGGGCACCAGCCCCCTCCTATCCATACACACCCTGTGGCCCCCGTAGCCGGGCGCGGGGTCTAGGGTGTTCCCGCACGGCGTGTCGACAGTCTCAGCGCTTATGTTGTACATCGCTATGAGCCTGGGGTAGAGGCTGGAGTAGTCCAGCTGTACAACCCCCCAGTAAACACCGGGCTCGGGCAGCCTAGCAGCCCCCGGCATGTCAGACTCCACAAGGCTCCTGAGGCTCCTGAACCTCTCGTGCCGGGGCGCACGCTCGTCCAGGAGGTACCTCCTCCTATAAGCCTCCCTAGCCTCAGCCGCGGTCAGCACCCTGCCTATAGGGGCTCCATGGGCCATTGTGTAGGGCAGCCAGGATATCCTCATCCACACTATGAGGCCCCGAGGCCCCACCAGGTTCCTGTCGGGCTCGAACCACAGGTACTCACGGAACCGGGAGGAACCCTCAAGAATCAGCCTCACCGGGCTCCTGGCAACTACTACATGGGGCCTACAGCCCCTGAGCACATCCAAAGCCCCGTCAACACCACCCACCGCCTCCTCCCAGCCTCCACACACTACCCTGAACCGCCCAGGCTTCTCCAGGGGGCTGGATATGGGGCCGTGCCAGGAGTAGGCCTCCACCACAGCCAAAGACAGGACCCCATAATCATCGAGGGGGCCGCACACCCTGCCCAGGAGGCAGCCGGGGCGGAGGCCCAGGCGCCAGAGGACCTCCACCAGGGGGCCTGGATACCTGTTAACCCTCCTAGCAACGCCCCGGGCCTCGAGGGCCGAGGCCACACGCCCAACCCCTCTCCACCCGCCCTCCACAACAACGACCTCCACCAGCCTGTCATACCTGGGGGGAGACAGCCAGTCCTCCACCCAGGCCTCCACACCCTCCGCCTCCACGCCCCGGGCCAGGGTGCTGGCATCCGTGTTGATGGGGAGTAGGTAGGCGCGGGCCGCCGCCTCGACATTCAGGGCCTCGAGCCCCCCGCCCGGCGATGCTACTGTTAGCTGGAGCAGCCTGCCGCCGAGGGGCTCGGCGTCAAGTATGAGCCTCTCCCCCACCCTCCCCACCACTCCCCCTGCAGGACCTCGCCGCCTCCAGTATCATCGCTATGTAGACGGGCTCCATGGGGTCGCTCATCGGCACGTACCTGTAGGCCTCCAGGACCCTCCTGTAGCTGGAGAGCAGGTCCTCCAGGAGCCTCCTATCCTCGCCGCTCCTAAGGTGGCGGAGGAGCCTGCGGAGCCTCTCAACCTCGGCCTCTACAAGTACTCTTCCAGGGGCCGCTGTCCTGCCCATAAGAGCCTCACCCCCAGCTCAGGCTCGGGGGCTAGAGCGGCCTGGGGCACAGGCTTGGCTGGGTGCTTCAGCAGCGTAGCAAACACCCCCCGCCCCCTCCACTCCGCCCTGGCTATAACGTGGACACTGTGGTGGTGGAAGTGGCCACCCTCCGGCCTCGCCCTGCCGAACTGGGTGACCCTGTTGGCCACGAACACCATGCTCCCCCGGGCCGCCGCCCTTAGGGCCCCCGTGATGCGGGTCAGAAGGCTGTAGGCCAACGGTGTCCTGGGGGCGAACCTGAAGGGGTCCACCACGACCACCGTCCCGGCGCCTGTTGAGGAGGCCTCCAAGACGAGGCTGGCCACGTCGTGCAGCCTGAAGGCCCGGGCGAACAATATGTTACCGGGGTCTCCGCCCCTCATCCTGGATAGCCTGGCCGCCAGGTATGGGTCGAAGCCGCCGAAGTCCTGCACGTTGACAACCGCAACCCTACCCCTCCGTGAAGCCTCCGCCACAGCGGCGTGGGCAAGGAGCCTCGCCGCACCCCCATAGACCTCCACAACCCAGCCCGAGCTGGGCACCGGGCTCAGGAGCCTATCCAGGCTGGGCACGCCGGTGACACTGGCCAACACCCCCGCACCCCGCTACGGGGAAAAGCCGTCCTGCTGATAAATGCGGCGGTGGGCTGTGCAGCCGCTAGCCCCCCACACCATCCCAAATCTAACCGGGGCTGAGCTGTAAGAAACCCGCCTACACCAGGGCTACGGGTATTCCACGGCGTGTGCTTCGGTCTTGAATCCGGCCGGGGTCACAACCTCTGCCACAGCCTTGAACGGCGTCTCAACCAGGAACACAAGGTTCTCGTCAACGTAGTGGTAGGGCTTGAGGTCCACGGTCTTGAGGGCCAACTGGAATATGCAGAAGCCTTTGAGCAGGCTGCCCTCCCGGACGTCGAACTCAACCCAGAACCCCTGCCACCGAGGCTCTTCCCTGCCGAAGATCTCGTACACAGCCTTCTTGGTGTAGCAGGAAGCCAGCGGCCCCCCATACCCCAGCTCCACCGTCTCCCTGCTCAGGTTGGCCAGTGTAATGTAGATGTCCAGAAGCGCGAGATCATCCACGCCATCCGCCCAGGCCTCGGGGACCCGGTCGCACAAGGCGGCTGAACTGGAGCTGCAGTACTCCTCCAGGAGGGAGACAACGTTCCTCAGAAGACTCTCGTCGGTGTAGAAGCTGTAGATAACACGGACCTTCAGCCCGTCCGCAGTAAACTCGTACTCAATAACCTTAGAGGGCTCGAAACCCTCGATAACGCTAGTCCTGCCAGAGAACTCGCCTGTAGGCAGCATAAAATCGGGGCTGGAGCTTCCAGGCGATAGCAGGAAGTAGGCCGCGGAGGCCACGGCTAGGAGAGCAGCTATAGCCGCTGCAAACAGCAGGAAGCCGCCTGGCCAGCGCCACTCGAGGATGGGCAAAGGAAGCCCCCAACGATACATAATTGGCGAAACCCCGTTTTTAACAAGCCTGACACGAACACCCAGCCGCTAGCTATAGATACAACGTATCCCATCTTAACCTATTCTCCACGATAATTGTGAGCTTCAAAGCAGCAGTTCCGACTCTCTTGTCTAGCCGTTGCCGCTTGTAACAAGTGCTCTGGTAAGGTCTACTAGGTTGTCCAGCTCTTCCTGCTGTATTTCAAAGGGGTTTACTCTGCTTCCCGCCCTCTCCAGGATGGCGGCTATTCTCTGCAAGGCTTCACCGTCTTCCGAGAGCCTATTTACAATGTACGGGTGCTCCTTCCCTGTGAGGTCTGCGAAATACACGGATAGGCTCCCGTATACTAGATACCATTTCTTATAATGTTCGCCGCCCTCCAAATCATACAAAGCCTTACTAAATGTTGCCAGCGCCTTCGAGTTAACCATCGCCTCGGCAACCAGGAAGCGCGTCCTATCAGGGTCACCGTTATAGCTGCTGGCAAGCGCCATAATGTCGTCAGCCAGGATGGAGACGTGGAATCCCGAACCCTCTACCAGGCTAACGGCAACCCTCTCTTCGGTTCTAACATACTCTAGGTTAGCGTACGCGCTAATAGCTAAAGATGTAAGTAACAAGCCAAACAGAACCTTAAACAGTGTAGCATTGCTAAGCCCATACAACACTCTGAACCCTGCTAATAATCTAAACAAATGCTTTGCCCATATCAACATTAACAAAATAGGGATGAAGGGACACTATTATAAACCACAATAGCTCTATCAGCAAAAACACGGGGAAAAGCTGCCGCTAATCGTGTCTCCCGAGCTGGCTGGGGCATACAGGAATTTTTAGGCGGAAGCTTGGTAGGGCTTAGAAGCTAAAAGTAGTTGTAGAACGGAGCTATGCAGAATTGAACAACCGCCTTTGACATATGTCATCTTCATAGTTTTGAGTTCACAATGATACTGTGTGTAAAGCTCTGGATGAAAGAGAAATGATAATATGCATCATGAAATCGGCTGATGCGCCACGGGACGATTACAGGAGGCAGGAGATGCTAGACGTAGCCCAAAGGCTAGATGTCCATGGCAAGGCAGAGCCTTAGGGGCGAGAAAACGCGGAGGGTATACCATAACATGATAGGTAGGTCTAGTTCTAGTATGGTTGATTACAGGACGCTAATTCATGCAGCCAATGGATTTTGAGGGCGTGGAGATGTGAAGCTGATGTGAATATACGACAGTACGATATAGCTAGTAGACGCTGTTAATAATATTTTTAATAGAATACACAAGAAGAACTTGCCCCCTCCAAAGGTGGCTTGGCGGAGACAGGGAGGAGACTGCGAAAGTGAGGCATGGGCAAGCTGTGTACCATGCGTGAAGCGTGTTTAGCACCAGGTCACTGCGTATTTGGGAGAGCGTATCAAGGAAGAGCTGGGGACCCGAAAAGAAGGCTATGTAATGGTAAGCTTAGTGTTGTGCTAAAGGATAAAGTCCTATGGCGTCTCCTGTCCTAGCCCATGATGACTAGCATATAGTTGAAATAATGGGAACCCTGATCGGAGCTTTCGAGATTGTTTTCACTCAAGTAGTTCGGTAACGAATTTAAAAAGAAGAGAGTTAGGGTATCAGGACTGCCCTGCCTAGAACTTCACCTTTCTCTAGCCTCTCAAGCACATCGTTTATTTCATCTAGCTTGTGGATATCAACCTCTACCCTGACCTTACCCTGAAGGGCTAACGTGACTAGCTCATGGAGCTCTACATAGTTTCCTACTAGGCTTCCTTCAAAGGATACCTCAGAGGATATCACCCTGATCGTGGGGAATCTAAGCTCACCCCCATAGCCTACGATGATAAGCCTCCCCATCCTCCCTAGCAGGTATGGTGTATAATCGACTGTAGCCTGAGAGCCTACGAAGTCCATTGCAACGTTAACTCCTCTCCCCCTGGTAAGCTCCATGACCTGCTTTACAGGGTCTCGTCTAGCGTCAACCACGTGATCCGCTCCAAGCCTCTCGGCCAGCTTTAGTTTTTCTTCCTTAACGTCCAGTGCTATCACCGTCGCGGGTGTCATAACTTTAAGTAGCTGAACTGCAATATGACCTAATCCTCCCACGCCCACTATAGCGACGTATGCGCCGGGATAGAGGGTTCGGGCGGCCTTCTTAACAGCCCTATAAGCCGTTATCCCAGCGTCCGCTAGAGGGGCCATTTCAACAAGTTTCTCCCTGCTAATATCCTTAGGCAGCTTTATCACAGACCTGTGCGAGGTCCTCATGAACTCTGCAAATCCACCATCGATATTAAGTCCTGGGAACTCTAGGTTCTCGCAGTGCATATCCTCACCAGCTCTACAGGCTAGACAGGTTCCATCTGTGACCGCCGGGTGAAGAATTACCGGGTCCCCCTTCTCTAAGCCTTCCACTCCTTCGGCAACTTCTTCAATATACCCGACGTTCTCATGGCCTAAAGTGTAGGGTAGCTTAGGCTGCAATAGCTCATGCCACATTCCCTGGACAAGGTGGAGGTCCGTATGGCATACGCCAGCGCCTGCAATCCTTACAATAACGTCAAATCTACCTTCTAGCCTCGGATAGTCGACATCCTCTATCCTCAACGGCTTGTTATACTCGTGGAGCCTGGCAGCTTTCAAACGCTCCACCCCTAGGCTCTGCGAGAAGTCTTGCTCTATTCTCACCTTTGACAGAGCACTCTTTTAAGCATTCCACTTATGTTTAAACCGTACAAAAGCTAAACAAAACACTTTATATGAGATCTCTAAGAAGTATTAATTAGTGGCGTTGGGGTGGGACTATTATCATAGTTGAAACACCCGATGGAAAAAGACATGAGATCCTAGTTATAGACTATCATACCCACATATGGAGAGGTGAGAGAGATAACTGGCTAAGGCCAAACCTGGCTAAGGGCTGGATGGACTGCTTCTACGACTATCACAAGTCCTTAAGCCCCGACGAGTATGTTTGGGACTACGAAGAATTCCTCTACTACGGATCCGATAAGTTCATTAAAGATGTTTTCGTCGATGGAGGAGTCGATATAGCGCTTTCGCAGCCAGCATATCTCCAGTTTTTCTTCAGAGAACCATTCGGCAACACTAACGAGTTCGGGACTATGGCTCTAAAGTATCCCTACAGGTTCATCATAGGTACAAGATGGGATCCTAGGGAAGGAGAAGAGGGTAAGAGGCAGTTGGAGGAGGATGTTAGGAAGTATAGGGTTAAGCCGTGGCAGATGAGACATGTTAAGCTCTATACTGCTGAGTGGAAAGAGGTTAATGGCGGTATTAGCAGGGGTTGGAGGCTTGATAGCCCGCAAGCTTTCGAATTCCTCGAGTTCAATAGGGAGCTCGGTATAGATATACAAGTCCCCCATAAAGGCCCTACGGTATGGCCTCTAAGTAAGGACGCATTTGATGTACACGACGTAGACACGGCAGCATCCTCGTTCCCTGAGCTAAGGTTCGTAGTCACCCACGTAGGACTTCCAAGGATAGATGATTTTTCATGGATAGGAGTCCAGGATAAAAATGTGTATGCAGGCCTAGCAGTGGCCACAGCGTTTATCAGGAAGAGGCCAAAATACTTTGCAGAGATAATGGCCGAGCTACTCTTCTGGCTGGGGCCAGACAGGATAATCTTCGGGAGCGACTACGCAATCTGGCATCCCAAATGGATTATCGAGGACTTCATAAAGTTCGAGCTACCCAGGGATTTAGAGAGCGAATATGGTGTCGAACTCACACTTGAGAATAAGAAGAAGATTCTAGGCGAGAACGCCGCCAGACTATGGGGTATTGACGTGGAGGAGGCTAAGAAGGCTGTGAGGGAGGATCAGATAGCGAGTAGATATGGCGCCAAACCTCGAGTCTTTAAGGTTGAGGGCTAAAGACCTCGTAGCTGTTAGAGGGGATTGTGTCTAGCTGTAGATGGATGGTTTGAGGGTATTAGGTTGGTTTCGAAGAGCGATATTGTCAGGGCCTTAGAGGCTGTTAGGGATCCTGAGCTAGACATCCCCATAACCGAGCTGGGTCTGATTGACTCGATCACCACCGGCAGCGGGGAGGTCGTTGAAGTGACTATAAGGATGCCCACGTATTGGTGCTCCCCGAACTTCACCTACATGATCGTTGAAGACGCTAGAAAGGCTTTGGAAAAGCTGGTAGGTCCTGCTAGGGTTAAGGTGTTTCTTAAAGATCACCACGATGGGGAGAGGATCACGAAATGCGTTAACTCCGGGCTAAGATTTGAGGAGTGCTATCCGGAGGAGGCTGGAGAGGGGTTAGAAGGGTTAAGGGCTAGGATGAGGGAGAAGGCGTTCCTAGCCAGGCTACACGGGCTAATCAGGATCCTGTTAAGGAAGGGTCTGACCCTCGGGGAACTTGAGAGGCTGAGACTAGAGGACCTAGAGGTTTCCCAGGGGTCAGTGACTATTCGGGGGGCGAAGCGTATCACACTTGAGTCCATGGAAGCTGACCGCATAGTAGAGTATATCGGGATGCTAAGGGAAGCCGGAGTGACTCGAGGCCCTCTCTTAAGACGGAACTTAAGAGGCGAGCCCTTAGGAAAGGAAAAGATGGAACTACTCTTTAGTAGGGCGAGACTCACAGCAAGCACCCTATCCTTCAATGCCGAGCTATGTAAGCTATTGATGAATACCCGTAAACTCTCTTCTACTCCTCGAGGAAAAATTAGAGGTCGAGCTATTGCTCCAGACCCTGCTCAGCACCCTGACTATCCTGGGTATGAGACAGCAGGGCAAGAAGCTCCCGAGGATCAGGCTTCTCCCTAGCCCCCGTCAAACGTCTAACAAACTCCAGCGAATTCACCCACACTACAAAGTTATGTACTTCCTTAGGGAGGCAGCATGCTTAAGAAGAAGGCGGCTATCACACCCGCCCCTAGGGTCCCCCCGGCCAGCACCGGCACCAGGAGGGCCCAGGGCCCTAGCTTCCTATCGAGAAGCCATGATACGAGGGAGAGGAGGCCCCAGACGAGCAGAGAAGGGGGTAACAGCAGGGCCATCTCCACTACTAAGATGTAGAACCCCGGATCAATTGTGAGGCTGAGATCCCTGAGGTCGAGCAGGATGAATGTTAGAGCAGCGCCCAGAACGTAGAGGATGGGGGTGCTGTACCAGGTCAGCCTCAGCAACCTCAAGCAAGAGACCCCCGGGAAAAACCGTAATTTACAGGTTTACTTACCGTTTCTTATAATGCATTAGTACCTGACGTCCATGTACATCTTGAGCGCTGTGATGGCAGCAAGCATGGTCTCCGCGTTTGTGGGCAGCGGCCCGGGGTACTCGGGATCCATGTCGTTGCCCTCGGTTATAAACTCTAGGTAGTCTGGCCTGAAGCCTGCGACCTCGAAGCCTCCGTCAGGCGCCACGTTATAGGCTACTATGAAGCCGCCGGTGTGGTCGTTTTAAACATGTACTCCCACGTGTCCGAGGATCATGTAACAGCCGCTCCCGCCCCACCGGGCTTTTAGAAGGACTTTCACCCAATAGGCGTTACTTGGTACCCTAGAGTTTATTGAGGCATAAAACGACTTAGCAGCCAAGAGGTGAACAGGGGGCGAGATTGATGAAAACAACAGGAGGTAAATTCATCTGTTAAGTTCCTTCTAGGCCTGTTAGTAATGCTATACTTGCCTATTGTAAACGCTATTGTTACAACACAAAAATCAGGATTTAATAAGAGATTAGTAATAAATTTGAATAAGGCCCTTACGGCAAAGCAGAGTCGTCACTTAAAAGTAGGCTTGGAAAACCACACTACAAAGGTTCTGATACTTAACCCCGCTCAGCCTTAAATAGCGCTCTATGAAAGC from Aeropyrum pernix K1 encodes:
- a CDS encoding nucleotidyltransferase family protein codes for the protein MEGLDTLLALSAAGLLRPRSGIYAVVLAAGMSRRMGFNKLLAPLCGKRVLWHVLELVARFEGVLEGAVVVTSGEVADVLRRERPPGRRGLFRVVVNREQWRGLSHSIRLGVEASPGARAYLFFNGDRPFVSKHTVARVLALYMARRPLIAAPMAGGAIAPPVVVDSRLRGELLRLSGDTGVRSLFGKYRDSLAVVEVDDPGLHLDVDTPEDLERASKMCSQLGGGPREKP
- a CDS encoding CoxG family protein, with amino-acid sequence MKVRYEGSFEVSKTPEEVFEFLTDPKRFSRAFPGFKSVEVEDGSFTIELRLSLGPLRGDARVRASFEDLEKPSKATVKGSGRGAGSTLDFTLRFAVEPSGGGSRVSWVFEGNVGGLAASMGGRVLDSLARRMINDVISGVKRELGEA
- a CDS encoding XdhC family protein, with amino-acid sequence MGGGFRFDEESLREFVDMVRGLMEEEREFVIATVVSVKGSAAARVGSKGVILPDGTVRGWLGGWCSENALLTVALSALKEGRPKLVKLVMSGETLKQVSEDVIEVGTPCGGEVLVYLEPAYPKPHIPIFGNNEVTKALSRLAQLLGFKVTVIDPSAGPEDYPGAKVLASLEDGGVRLDRHTYPVLATMGRTDVDVEVLLRILDKPVARVFLVASVNRAEEVLRRLARKGVPPDLLEKIESPAGIDLGAATPEELALSVLAGIVAARRGGSGRPMREARGDPVAKVVKELRRRAEATPS
- a CDS encoding DNA polymerase domain-containing protein, which produces MGERLILDAEPLGGRLLQLTVASPGGGLEALNVEAAARAYLLPINTDASTLARGVEAEGVEAWVEDWLSPPRYDRLVEVVVVEGGWRGVGRVASALEARGVARRVNRYPGPLVEVLWRLGLRPGCLLGRVCGPLDDYGVLSLAVVEAYSWHGPISSPLEKPGRFRVVCGGWEEAVGGVDGALDVLRGCRPHVVVARSPVRLILEGSSRFREYLWFEPDRNLVGPRGLIVWMRISWLPYTMAHGAPIGRVLTAAEAREAYRRRYLLDERAPRHERFRSLRSLVESDMPGAARLPEPGVYWGVVQLDYSSLYPRLIAMYNISAETVDTPCGNTLDPAPGYGGHRVCMDRRGLVPEVLGRLVDLREEARRRGAGEEQEAIKWILVSGFGYLGFRNSLFGSIAAYETVTAAARRALAAAEEAAVEMGYRVIHSLVDSVFIQPVEPRGPPGEVAREIERRTGVPVKIEAEYKWLYIPPTLRGHGAVNKYYGALESGGVKLKGIAAVRRDTPEIVREAQASAIARLAEARHPGEWPGAVERAWKVVDGYMRLLREGEPPVEKLVIEKRVDPGSSRNTPWRRAWLKSPVQTPTVKYVVAGGGRPHPVWLGPPGSIDRQYYMKLLERAAGELPKPVPQHHT
- a CDS encoding NAD(P)-dependent alcohol dehydrogenase — translated: MERLKAARLHEYNKPLRIEDVDYPRLEGRFDVIVRIAGAGVCHTDLHLVQGMWHELLQPKLPYTLGHENVGYIEEVAEGVEGLEKGDPVILHPAVTDGTCLACRAGEDMHCENLEFPGLNIDGGFAEFMRTSHRSVIKLPKDISREKLVEMAPLADAGITAYRAVKKAARTLYPGAYVAIVGVGGLGHIAVQLLKVMTPATVIALDVKEEKLKLAERLGADHVVDARRDPVKQVMELTRGRGVNVAMDFVGSQATVDYTPYLLGRMGRLIIVGYGGELRFPTIRVISSEVSFEGSLVGNYVELHELVTLALQGKVRVEVDIHKLDEINDVLERLEKGEVLGRAVLIP
- a CDS encoding amidohydrolase family protein, translating into MIIVETPDGKRHEILVIDYHTHIWRGERDNWLRPNLAKGWMDCFYDYHKSLSPDEYVWDYEEFLYYGSDKFIKDVFVDGGVDIALSQPAYLQFFFREPFGNTNEFGTMALKYPYRFIIGTRWDPREGEEGKRQLEEDVRKYRVKPWQMRHVKLYTAEWKEVNGGISRGWRLDSPQAFEFLEFNRELGIDIQVPHKGPTVWPLSKDAFDVHDVDTAASSFPELRFVVTHVGLPRIDDFSWIGVQDKNVYAGLAVATAFIRKRPKYFAEIMAELLFWLGPDRIIFGSDYAIWHPKWIIEDFIKFELPRDLESEYGVELTLENKKKILGENAARLWGIDVEEAKKAVREDQIASRYGAKPRVFKVEG
- a CDS encoding iron-sulfur cluster assembly protein, encoding MVSKSDIVRALEAVRDPELDIPITELGLIDSITTGSGEVVEVTIRMPTYWCSPNFTYMIVEDARKALEKLVGPARVKVFLKDHHDGERITKCVNSGLRFEECYPEEAGEGLEGLRARMREKAFLARLHGLIRILLRKGLTLGELERLRLEDLEVSQGSVTIRGAKRITLESMEADRIVEYIGMLREAGVTRGPLLRRNLRGEPLGKEKMELLFSRARLTASTLSFNAELCKLLMNTRKLSSTPRGKIRGRAIAPDPAQHPDYPGYETAGQEAPEDQASP